A window of Clostridium novyi genomic DNA:
AGCGTTAATGAGAGAACATAAGGTTCCAGATTGGTATATAGAATCTTGTAAAAAGATAAAATATATGTTTCCTAAAGGACACGCTGTTGCATATGTAATGATGGCTGTTAGAATAGCATACTATAAAGTATATTATCCTCAAGCTTATTATGCTACATATTTTACAGTAAGGGGTATAGATGATTTTGATGCAGATTTAATTGTAAAAGGAGAAGATGTTGTAAAAAGAAAAATGGATGAAATAAATGCTCTTGGAAATAATGCAACTCAAAAAGATAAGGGATTATTAACTAATTTAGAATTAGCTTTTGAAATGTATAAAAGAAATATAAAATTTTTAAAAGTAGATATATATAAATCGCATCCAACTAAATTTTTAATAGAGAATGACGATATAAGACCTCCTATTAGTGCACTTGCAGGAGTAGGAACAAACGCAGCTAAAAGTATTGCTGAAGCTAAAAAAGATGGAGAATTTATTTCAAAAGAAGATTTAAGAAAAAGATCTAAAGTATCAAAAACAGTTATTGAAGCTTTAAGTGAACATGGATGTTTAGAAGGATTACCAGAAACGAACCAATTATCCCTTTTTTAATAAAAGATTGCATTAACGTATATATAATGTAATTTCATTTACTTTATACCTTGAAATAGGGTGTTTTGTATGTTAAAATGAAGTAGAAATACTTAGCAGATAAATTTTAGCATAGGAGTGGGTTGTGACCCACTCTTTATATTTGTAAAAACGCAACTATTTTGTTGCGTTTTTCATTAATATTTGTTTATTTATCAGGAAATTGCTAAAACTAGAGTCGAGGAGGGTTGTTGATGAAAAATAATTTAATAAACATTGATAAAATTAATGAATTAGTTAGACCTATAGTAGAAGGATTAAACTATGAATTATATTATATAGAGTATGTAAGGGAACAAAATGAAAATTATCTTAGAATATATATAGATAGTTCAAAAGGGATAAATTTAGAAGATTGCGAAAAAGTTAGTAGAAAAGTAAGCGATATGCTAGATGAAAAAGATCCTATAGAAGATGGATATTATCTAGAAGTATCTTCTCCAGGGATTGAAAGGGTACTTCATACTGATGAGCATTTACATAAATATATAAATAATCAAATAGTTATAAAATTAGCAAAACTATTTGAGGGTAGTAGAGAACATCAAGGAAAATTATTAAATTTTAATGATGAAAGTATAACAATACAAAAAGACAATGAAAGTATAAGTATTCCAAGAGATAGAATAAAAAAGATT
This region includes:
- the rimP gene encoding ribosome maturation factor RimP, encoding MKNNLINIDKINELVRPIVEGLNYELYYIEYVREQNENYLRIYIDSSKGINLEDCEKVSRKVSDMLDEKDPIEDGYYLEVSSPGIERVLHTDEHLHKYINNQIVIKLAKLFEGSREHQGKLLNFNDESITIQKDNESISIPRDRIKKIILKGEF